In a single window of the Spodoptera frugiperda isolate SF20-4 chromosome 19, AGI-APGP_CSIRO_Sfru_2.0, whole genome shotgun sequence genome:
- the LOC118281237 gene encoding E3 ubiquitin-protein ligase RFWD3-like has translation MSSPALEDTDPPSPEPVASPTPEPVVRPPSQPSDSPWPLFDDDEDAPFIPQPTAREFNAIVTRARHSLRHHVEPSEDSNTASSVSEESNHSLPALAWNNNDQVEPEEPPAKVRKLHSPQEEIDGETCPICLDIWGNSGQHRLVALKCGHLFGAECVERWLKAQPAKDKTCPTCKSKASLKDLRFIYARKLIAADTTQITSLQKQVDILQTEKSRTELELQKTKIAHRACAAELETLKNSLLKSQSMKELISKRTWRYALEKNLEVCKDGGCRVLTYNCRTYELYVSQKSINYLFPGYGIRKVNCLDYSLGQFVHLHPKPIRDMSYSQPRDLLLSVGLDSTARIVDRGIPSATVNTGFPLWSCAWDCSNTSEFYVGGVGGIVNLYDFRNMSSCLGTIASNKDMSPVVSLCSTPYGLLSCQLNKCWLCIPRDGIWKQKAMPVEGSFMSMSYDSETQRALVSVRPSSLGTERSKLVVCKFSEGLTDKVMIDVEETFSGSARASLMSRSTFCKAPGASWVAAHSESESALFLHGLDGARTMSLPAAEPALDVCSLYLNGNSILAALSESRLRMYRAVQTSV, from the coding sequence ATGAGTAGCCCCGCATTAGAGGACACTGACCCTCCCAGTCCGGAGCCAGTAGCCTCTCCCACTCCAGAGCCAGTAGTCCGACCTCCCAGCCAACCGTCTGACAGTCCCTGGCCATTATTCGATGATGACGAGGACGCACCATTCATTCCACAACCCACCGCAAGAGAGTTCAATGCCATCGTTACACGAGCTCGTCACAGCTTAAGACACCATGTGGAACCGAGTGAGGACAGCAACACAGCTTCCTCAGTCAGCGAGGAGTCCAACCACTCCCTACCAGCTCTAGCATGGAATAACAATGACCAAGTTGAACCGGAGGAACCGCCAGCTAAAGTGAGGAAACTGCACAGTCCCCAGGAAGAAATTGATGGGGAAACATGCCCAATCTGCCTAGATATATGGGGGAACTCCGGGCAACACAGACTAGTTGCTCTAAAATGTGGCCACCTCTTCGGAGCTGAGTGTGTAGAGAGATGGCTGAAAGCACAGCCGGCTAAAGACAAAACCTGCCCGACATGCAAAAGTAAAGCGTCGCTCAAGGACCTAAGGTTCATTTACGCAAGGAAGCTCATAGCCGCTGATACGACACAGATCACTAGTCTGCAGAAACAGGTGGATATACTCCAGACGGAGAAGAGCAGGACAGAGCTAGAGCTGCAGAAGACGAAGATAGCCCATCGCGCATGTGCAGCAGAGTTGGAGACTTTGAAGAACTCTTTGTTAAAGTCCCAGAGTATGAAAGAACTCATTAGCAAACGCACTTGGCGCTATGCTCTCGAGAAGAACCTGGAGGTGTGTAAAGACGGCGGCTGTAGGGTTCTTACGTACAACTGTAGGACTTACGAGCTGTACGTGTCACAGAAGAGCATCAACTACCTGTTCCCTGGGTATGGAATCAGGAAAGTCAACTGCCTAGATTATTCTTTAGGCCAATTCGTCCATTTGCATCCAAAACCTATCAGGGATATGTCGTATTCTCAGCCGAGAGATTTGCTCCTAAGTGTGGGCTTAGATAGCACTGCAAGGATCGTGGATAGAGGAATACCCAGCGCAACAGTGAATACAGGATTTCCTCTATGGTCTTGTGCGTGGGATTGCTCAAACACTAGCGAGTTCTACGTAGGAGGTGTGGGAGGGATAGTGAACCTATACGACTTTAGAAACATGTCGTCTTGTCTCGGCACCATCGCCTCTAATAAAGACATGTCGCCCGTAGTGTCTCTATGTTCTACCCCATACGGTCTATTATCGTGCCAATTAAACAAGTGCTGGCTTTGCATACCACGAGACGGGATTTGGAAGCAGAAGGCAATGCCTGTGGAAGGTTCCTTCATGTCCATGAGTTACGACAGCGAGACCCAAAGAGCTTTAGTTTCAGTGCGACCAAGCTCTTTAGGGACGGAGCGATCTAAACTGGTCGTGTGCAAATTCTCTGAAGGTTTAACTGATAAAGTGATGATTGATGTTGAAGAAACCTTTAGTGGGTCTGCTAGAGCGTCTTTGATGTCACGGTCTACGTTTTGCAAGGCTCCAGGAGCCTCTTGGGTTGCGGCGCACTCTGAGAGTGAATCTGCCCTCTTTTTGCACGGGTTGGATGGAGCGAGGACCATGTCCCTCCCGGCTGCAGAACCGGCCCTGGATGTCTGCTCCTTATACCTGAATGGCAACAGTATACTCGCAGCCCTATCAGAGTCCAGGTTAAGAATGTATAGAGCTGTCCAGACCAGTGTTTAA